One window of the Cryptomeria japonica chromosome 7, Sugi_1.0, whole genome shotgun sequence genome contains the following:
- the LOC131071168 gene encoding cytochrome P450 703A2-like translates to MVPVVVTDDPKYVKEFLLKQDHLFASRPKNIASEHFTFGGNDIAFAPYGPHWKEVRRICLMELLSPKKIESFRQGRVEEVQCMVNDVYRASLEGKSINMRNLFGILTSNVITRMVLGQRFFGLKGASPEVAVEHKAKIYDSFSLINAFNIGDYLPFLRPLDLQGHERKMKDIMKWVEKLYGSIIQEQFLELEKRSGVGPLNFVHTLLEAKSRAKTLNMMKVKAILIDIFAAGTDTSSITSEWAMAELLRHPEYMTKVREEIDVVVGHGHHVEESDLVHLRYLRAVVKEVFRLHPVGGFLIPHISMKDTKIKGFDIPKNTKVLINTYSLGRNPKVWSNPNDFDPKRFITNDKDCVEFNDPDCKIVPFGAGRRGCPGATLGMKVVLLCLARLIHLFNWSPLYKEKLEDSDMVEVLGYTIKSVPLEANAKPRLGSLLL, encoded by the exons ATGGTGCCTGTCGTTGTGACAGATGACCCCAAATATGTAAAGGAATTCTTATTGAAGCAAGATCACTTATTTGCTTCTCGACCAAAGAATATTGCTTCAGAGCACTTCACATTTGGGGGCAATGACATTGCTTTTGCTCCATACGGTCCACATTGGAAGGAAGTGAGAAGAATTTGCTTAATGGAGCTTTTGAGTCCAAAGAAGATAGAGTCTTTTAGACAAGGAAGAGTTGAAGAAGTCCAATGCATGGTTAATGATGTATATAGGGCATCCTTGGAAGGTAAAAGTATTAACATGAGAAACCTTTTTGGGATTCTCACAAGCAATGTTATTACTAGGATGGTATTGGGACAAAGGTTTTTTGGCCTAAAAGGTGCAAGTCCCGAGGTAGCTGTCGAACACAAGGCAAAAATTTATGATTCCTTCTCCCTTATTAATGCATTCAATATTGGTGATTATCTTCCATTCTTAAGGCCTTTAGATCTACAAGGACATGAAAGAAAAATGAAAGACATAATGAAGTGGGTTGAAAAATTATATGGTTCAATAATACAAGAGCAATTCCTTGAACTTGAGAAAAGAAGTGGAGTAGGGCCCTTAAATTTTGTTCACACATTACTAGAAGCCAAAAGTCGGGCCAAGACTTTAAACATGATGAAGGTAAAAGCCATTCTCATT GATATAtttgctgcaggaacagacacttCTTCCATTACTAGTGAATGGGCAATGGCTGAGCTCTTAAGGCACCCTGAATATATGACCAAAGTTCGTGAAGAAATTGATGTAGTTGTTGGGCATGGGCATCATGTAGAAGAGTCTGATTTGGTGCATTTGAGATATTTGAGGGCTGTTGTTAAAGAAGTATTTAGGCTTCATCCTGTGGGTGGATTTCTTATTCCTCACATATCCATGAAAGACACAAAAATAAAAGGATTTGACATACCCAAGAACACCAAGGTCCTTATTAACACTTATTCATTAGGAAGAAACCCAAAAGTTTGGTCAAATCCTAATGATTTTGATCCCAAAAGGTTCATTACAAATGACAAGGATTGTGTGGAATTCAATGATCCTGATTGTAAAATTGTTCCATTTGGGGCAGGAAGGAGAGGTTGTCCAGGAGCAACTCTAGGAATGAAAGTGGTTCTACTATGTTTGGCTCGTTTGATCCATCTTTTCAATTGGTCTCCTCTTTATAAAGAAAAACTAGAGGATTCTGACATGGTGGAAGTTTTAGGGTATACGATAAAAAGTGTACCCCTTGAGGCCAATGCAAAACCTAGATTAGGATCATTACTACTCTAA
- the LOC131071167 gene encoding uncharacterized protein LOC131071167, which produces MRKAAIWSPPNPGWLKLNFDGASRGNPGPSGIGYVIRDHTGETLGKMVKLIPPDTNNIAKFKALQFGLIDCIKHGLNNILVEGDSEKAINAIKRKNTPNWRLQGILDNIIASLDKIENYEAKHIYKEANSEVDALLKIAAQGTYLYSWDQGNLPVIQAVHRT; this is translated from the coding sequence ATGAGAAAGGCCGCTATATGGTCTCCTCCAAATCCTGGCTGgttaaaactaaattttgatggcgcTTCTAGAGGCAATCCGGGTCCttcaggcataggatatgtaatTAGAGATCACACAGGAGAAACTCTTGGGAAAATGGTAAAGTTGATCCCCCCagacacaaacaacatagcaaaattCAAAGCATTGCAATTTGGACTGATAGATTGCATAAAACATGGTTTGAATAACATTTTAGTGGAGGGTGATTCAGAGAAAGCAATAAATGCGATCAAGAGGAAAAATACTCCAAATTGGAGATTGCAGGGAATCTTAGACAATATAATTGCAAGCCTGGATAAGATAGAAAACTATGAAGCAAAGCACATCTACAAAGAAGCAAACTCAGAGGTGGATGCTCTCTTGAAAATAGCTGCTCAAGGAACGTACCTCTACAGTTGGGATCAGGGAAATCTACCTGTTATTCAAGCAGTCCATCGCACTTGA